One genomic segment of Mycolicibacterium psychrotolerans includes these proteins:
- the glgP gene encoding alpha-glucan family phosphorylase, translating into MKALRRFTVRAHLPQRLAALERLSVNLRWSWDKPTQDLFESIDPQLWKLVDADPVAIMGQVSPARLEALADDESFVDRLEALAADLDNYLTRSLWYQQLGAEGGEGGKDPVLPNGIAYFSMEFGVAEVLPNYSGGLGILAGDHLKSASDLGLPLIAVGLYYRSGYFRQSLSADGWQHENYPSLDAQGLPLRLLTDASGEAVLISLALPDGAQLSARIWIAQVGRIPLLLLDSDIPENDHDLRSVTDRLYGGDQDHRIKQEILAGIGGVRAIRAFTEIEGLPAPEVFHMNEGHAGFLGTERIRELIEAGFDFDTALTVVRSSTVFTTHTPVPAGIDRFPVEMVERYFGPDPGGVGSRLLPGVPLERILAFGAEDDATKFNMAHMGLRLAQRANGVSLLHGRVSREMFNDLWPGFDPAEVPIGSITNGVHAPTWAAPQWLELGRELIGSEDLSSLQEPETWERLHEVDPGHLWWIRSQLREALVHDVRDRLRRSWLERGAAEAELGWIPTAFDPNVLTIGFARRVPTYKRLTLMLRDPERLTKLLLDKERPVQLIVAGKSHPADEGGKALIQQVVRFADRAEVRHRIAFLPDYDMSMARTLYHGCDVWLNNPLRPLEACGTSGMKSALNGGLNLSIRDGWWDEWFDGENGWEIPTADGLADENRRDDLEAAALYDLLERAVAPKFYDRDERGVPTRWVEMVRHTLQVLGPKVLASRMVRDYTQTYYLPAARALRQSIEPGSSGAAEYDTAFGAARELAEYRQRVEKVWPQIRILEVDSSGLPDTPLLGSELTLTARVCLEGLRPDEVTVQAVLGRVDAGDALVDPVTVPMTHVGAAEGGQDVFTASTPLPVTGPVGYTVRVLPHHRLLAGDNEWGLVALAG; encoded by the coding sequence GTGAAAGCTCTCCGTCGGTTCACCGTCCGCGCTCACCTTCCGCAGCGTCTGGCCGCGCTCGAGCGGCTGTCCGTCAATCTGCGGTGGTCGTGGGACAAACCGACCCAGGATCTGTTCGAATCCATCGACCCGCAGCTGTGGAAACTCGTCGACGCGGACCCGGTGGCCATCATGGGACAGGTGAGCCCCGCGCGGCTCGAGGCGCTCGCCGACGACGAATCGTTCGTTGACCGGCTGGAGGCGCTCGCCGCGGATCTGGACAATTACCTGACCCGTTCCCTCTGGTATCAGCAGCTCGGTGCTGAGGGCGGCGAGGGCGGCAAGGACCCGGTGCTGCCCAACGGCATCGCGTACTTCTCGATGGAGTTCGGCGTGGCCGAGGTGCTGCCCAACTACTCCGGAGGCCTGGGCATCCTCGCCGGCGACCACCTGAAGTCGGCCTCGGATCTGGGCCTGCCGCTGATCGCGGTCGGCCTGTACTACCGGTCCGGCTACTTCCGGCAGTCCCTGAGCGCGGATGGATGGCAGCACGAGAACTATCCCTCGCTCGACGCCCAGGGTCTTCCGTTGCGTCTGCTCACCGACGCCTCGGGCGAGGCGGTGCTGATCAGCCTCGCACTGCCGGACGGCGCGCAGCTGTCGGCACGGATCTGGATCGCCCAGGTCGGGCGAATCCCGTTGCTGCTCTTGGATTCCGACATCCCCGAGAACGATCACGACCTGCGGTCGGTGACCGACCGACTGTACGGCGGAGATCAGGATCACCGCATCAAACAGGAGATCCTCGCCGGCATCGGCGGTGTCCGCGCGATTCGCGCCTTCACCGAGATCGAGGGACTGCCCGCGCCCGAGGTCTTTCACATGAACGAGGGACACGCAGGTTTCCTGGGGACCGAACGCATCCGCGAGCTCATCGAGGCCGGATTCGACTTCGACACCGCGCTGACGGTGGTCCGATCCTCGACGGTGTTCACCACCCACACGCCGGTGCCTGCGGGCATCGACCGGTTCCCGGTCGAGATGGTGGAGCGCTATTTCGGGCCGGACCCGGGCGGGGTGGGGTCCCGGCTGCTGCCGGGGGTGCCGTTGGAGCGCATCCTCGCGTTCGGCGCCGAGGACGACGCGACGAAGTTCAACATGGCGCACATGGGGCTGCGCCTCGCCCAGCGCGCCAACGGGGTGTCGCTGCTGCACGGCCGCGTCAGCCGGGAGATGTTCAACGACCTGTGGCCGGGCTTCGACCCGGCCGAAGTGCCCATCGGCTCGATCACCAACGGTGTGCACGCACCCACCTGGGCCGCCCCGCAGTGGCTGGAACTGGGCCGCGAGTTGATCGGCAGTGAGGACCTGAGCTCCCTGCAGGAGCCCGAGACGTGGGAGCGGCTGCACGAGGTCGACCCCGGGCATCTGTGGTGGATCCGCTCGCAGCTGCGCGAGGCGCTGGTGCACGACGTCCGCGACCGGTTGCGCCGCTCGTGGCTCGAACGCGGCGCCGCTGAAGCCGAACTGGGCTGGATCCCAACGGCTTTCGACCCCAACGTGCTCACCATCGGGTTCGCCCGCCGCGTGCCGACGTACAAGCGGTTGACGTTGATGCTGCGTGATCCGGAACGGTTGACCAAGCTGCTCCTCGACAAGGAGCGTCCCGTGCAGCTGATCGTGGCGGGCAAGTCGCATCCCGCCGACGAGGGCGGCAAGGCACTGATCCAGCAGGTGGTCCGCTTCGCCGACCGCGCCGAGGTCCGGCATCGCATCGCGTTCCTGCCCGACTACGACATGTCGATGGCCCGCACGCTGTATCACGGGTGCGACGTGTGGCTGAACAACCCGTTGCGCCCGCTGGAAGCCTGCGGCACCTCGGGGATGAAGAGCGCGCTCAACGGTGGGCTTAACCTGTCGATCCGCGACGGGTGGTGGGACGAGTGGTTCGACGGCGAGAACGGGTGGGAGATCCCGACCGCCGACGGGCTGGCCGACGAGAACCGCCGCGACGACCTGGAGGCCGCCGCGCTCTACGACCTGCTCGAGCGTGCGGTCGCACCGAAGTTCTACGACCGCGACGAGCGGGGAGTGCCCACCCGCTGGGTGGAGATGGTGCGCCACACCCTGCAGGTGCTGGGCCCCAAGGTGCTGGCCTCGAGGATGGTGCGCGACTACACGCAGACCTACTATCTGCCCGCGGCGCGGGCGCTGCGGCAGTCGATCGAGCCGGGCTCCTCCGGAGCCGCCGAGTACGACACGGCGTTCGGCGCAGCGCGGGAACTGGCGGAGTATCGGCAACGGGTCGAGAAGGTGTGGCCGCAGATCCGGATCCTCGAGGTCGACAGCTCCGGTCTGCCCGACACTCCGCTGCTGGGTTCGGAGCTGACCCTGACCGCGCGGGTGTGTCTCGAGGGGTTGCGGCCCGACGAGGTGACGGTGCAGGCGGTGCTCGGCCGCGTCGACGCCGGCGACGCGCTGGTCGATCCGGTGACGGTGCCGATGACGCACGTCGGCGCCGCCGAGGGCGGGCAGGACGTCTTCACCGCCAGCACACCGCTGCCGGTCACCGGTCCCGTCGGCTACACCGTCCGGGTGCTGCCGCACCACCGGCTGCTGGCCGGCGACAACGAGTGGGGGCTGGTCGCGCTCGCCGGGTGA
- a CDS encoding neutral zinc metallopeptidase: MGPSTSPRRVLGVTIGVCSLLIVAACSTTLQGNAVSVFDDPFSVAGMPATDGPTGLRPGAEGPSREVDGGDGGDIDNLAASAVSDVEQYWETAYPETFDDGFTPAKALISWDANDFGGTFCDEDTYGLVNAAYCYPDKTIGWDRGELLPGLRRAHGDIGVAMVLAHEYGHAVSRAAGLSNDNTPTLVAEQQADCFGGAYMRWVAEDNSQRFSLSTGDGLNNVLAGVISFRDPVLQEGDPDVGYDEHGSAFERISAFQFGFTDGPAACAGIDLREIGQRRGDLPVLLPEDQTGELEVTEESVRSIVDAMGILFSPADPPALSFEAEAADSCADARPSPPASYCPATNTIVVDLPALQELGAQDDNGGLAAGDNVAYSVLVSRYMQAIQHAHGGVALDNAEAALRTACLTGVATVKMSKQVTTPDGETIALTAGDVDEAVSGMLTNGLAASDVNGESVPSGFSRIDAFRVGVLGDTERCFKRFR, from the coding sequence ATGGGTCCGTCGACCAGTCCCAGGCGGGTGCTGGGGGTGACGATCGGGGTGTGCTCACTGCTGATCGTCGCCGCATGCTCGACGACGTTGCAGGGCAACGCCGTATCGGTGTTCGACGACCCGTTCTCCGTCGCAGGCATGCCCGCCACGGACGGTCCGACCGGACTGCGGCCGGGCGCCGAGGGCCCGAGCCGCGAGGTCGACGGCGGCGACGGCGGCGACATCGACAACCTCGCGGCGAGCGCGGTCAGCGACGTCGAGCAGTACTGGGAGACCGCATATCCGGAGACGTTCGACGACGGGTTCACTCCCGCCAAGGCCCTGATCTCCTGGGATGCGAACGACTTCGGCGGCACATTCTGTGACGAGGACACCTACGGGCTGGTCAACGCCGCCTACTGCTACCCCGACAAGACCATCGGCTGGGACCGCGGGGAGCTTCTGCCCGGCTTGCGCAGGGCTCACGGCGACATCGGCGTGGCCATGGTGTTGGCCCACGAATACGGTCACGCGGTGTCGCGCGCGGCCGGGCTGTCCAATGACAACACGCCGACGCTCGTGGCCGAGCAGCAGGCCGACTGCTTCGGCGGCGCCTACATGCGCTGGGTGGCCGAGGACAACTCCCAGCGGTTCTCTCTGAGCACGGGCGACGGCCTGAACAACGTGCTGGCCGGCGTGATCTCGTTCCGCGATCCGGTGCTGCAGGAGGGCGACCCCGATGTCGGTTACGACGAGCACGGCTCGGCGTTCGAACGGATCTCGGCGTTCCAGTTCGGCTTCACCGACGGCCCGGCGGCGTGCGCCGGCATCGACCTGCGCGAGATCGGTCAGCGCCGCGGCGACCTGCCGGTGTTGCTGCCCGAGGACCAGACCGGGGAGCTCGAGGTCACCGAGGAGTCGGTGCGCTCGATCGTCGACGCGATGGGCATCCTGTTCTCGCCTGCGGATCCGCCGGCGCTGAGCTTCGAGGCCGAGGCCGCGGACAGCTGTGCCGACGCCCGGCCCAGCCCGCCCGCGTCGTACTGTCCGGCCACCAACACCATCGTCGTCGACCTGCCCGCGCTGCAGGAGCTCGGGGCCCAGGACGACAACGGCGGCCTGGCCGCCGGCGACAACGTCGCCTACTCGGTGCTGGTGTCGCGCTACATGCAGGCCATTCAGCACGCGCACGGCGGGGTGGCGCTCGACAACGCCGAGGCCGCCCTGCGCACCGCATGCCTCACCGGGGTGGCGACGGTCAAGATGTCCAAACAGGTCACCACGCCGGACGGCGAAACGATCGCGCTGACCGCGGGCGACGTCGACGAGGCGGTGTCGGGGATGCTGACCAACGGGCTGGCGGCCAGCGACGTCAACGGCGAATCGGTGCCGTCGGGGTTCTCCCGCATCGACGCCTTCCGCGTCGGCGTCCTCGGCGACACGGAGCGCTGCTTCAAACGCTTCCGCTGA
- a CDS encoding ATP-dependent DNA helicase: MSTRPGEVTDLLATAVAALGGTGRAGQVAMAEAVAAAFSSGEHLAVQAGTGTGKSLAYLVPAIAHAVADERPVVVSTATIALQRQLVDRDLPRLADSLTPHLPRKPTFALLKGRGNYLCLNKIHNGAGESSDDRPQEQLFAPAASSALGRDVVRLTEWSSETQTGDRDELAPGVPDRSWSQVSVSARECIGVSRCPFGTDCFAERARDRAADADVVVTNHALLAIDAIGEANVLPEHDLLIVDEAHELVDRVTGVATAELSAASLGVAQRRAARVVEPELAQRFEAAAATFTSAIFDARPGRIDVLDDELGSYLSVLRDSASRARSAVETAPSDPKTASARAEAATALGDVADTAARVLASFVPAIPDRTDVVWLEHTDDGRSGSRTVLRVAPLSVSGLLRTRLFGHTTAVLTSATLTVGGDFDAMASAWGLTGEPEATIRWRGLDVGSPFDHARAAILYVAAHLPPPGRDGTGSAEQLDEIAALITAAGGRTLGLFSSMRAAKATAEIMRERLDTPVLCQGDDNTAALVARFAEDASTSLFGTLSLWQGVDVPGPSLSLVLIDRIPFPRPDDPLLTARQRAVAARGGNGFMAVAASHAALLLAQGTGRLLRRVDDRGVVAVLDSRMATARYSGFLRSSLPPFWATTDGDAVRAALRRLCAPR; this comes from the coding sequence GTGAGCACCCGGCCGGGCGAGGTCACCGATCTGCTCGCCACCGCAGTCGCCGCCCTCGGCGGCACCGGCCGCGCCGGTCAGGTCGCGATGGCCGAGGCCGTCGCGGCGGCGTTCTCGAGCGGCGAGCATCTCGCCGTGCAGGCCGGGACGGGCACCGGCAAGTCACTGGCCTATCTGGTCCCGGCGATCGCCCACGCGGTGGCCGACGAGCGGCCCGTCGTCGTGTCGACCGCCACCATCGCGCTGCAACGTCAGCTCGTCGATCGGGACCTGCCGCGGCTGGCCGACTCGCTGACCCCGCACCTGCCCCGCAAACCCACGTTCGCTCTCCTCAAGGGCCGCGGAAACTATCTGTGCCTGAACAAGATTCACAACGGAGCCGGCGAATCCTCGGACGACCGGCCCCAGGAGCAGCTGTTCGCGCCCGCTGCCTCCAGCGCGCTGGGTCGCGACGTGGTCCGGCTCACCGAGTGGTCGTCGGAAACGCAGACCGGTGACCGCGACGAGCTGGCGCCAGGAGTGCCCGACCGGTCCTGGTCGCAGGTCAGCGTGTCGGCACGCGAGTGCATCGGCGTCTCCCGGTGCCCGTTCGGCACCGACTGCTTCGCCGAGCGGGCACGCGACCGCGCCGCCGACGCCGACGTGGTGGTCACCAACCATGCGCTGCTGGCCATCGACGCCATCGGTGAGGCCAACGTGCTGCCCGAACACGACCTGCTGATCGTCGACGAAGCCCACGAACTGGTGGACCGGGTGACCGGGGTGGCGACCGCGGAACTGTCGGCCGCGTCGCTGGGCGTGGCGCAGCGACGCGCGGCCCGCGTCGTCGAGCCCGAGCTCGCGCAGCGGTTCGAGGCGGCCGCCGCGACGTTCACCTCCGCGATCTTCGACGCGCGGCCGGGCCGCATCGACGTGCTCGACGACGAGCTGGGCAGCTATCTGAGCGTGCTGCGCGACAGCGCGAGCCGGGCGCGCAGCGCGGTCGAGACCGCGCCGAGCGATCCGAAGACGGCTTCGGCGCGGGCGGAGGCCGCGACGGCGCTCGGCGATGTCGCCGACACCGCAGCCCGGGTCCTGGCGTCGTTCGTCCCCGCGATCCCCGACCGCACCGACGTCGTCTGGCTGGAGCACACCGACGACGGCCGCTCCGGCAGCCGCACGGTGCTGCGGGTCGCCCCGCTCTCGGTGTCCGGGCTGCTGCGCACCCGGCTGTTCGGCCACACCACCGCGGTGCTGACCTCGGCGACGCTGACCGTCGGAGGCGACTTCGACGCGATGGCGTCGGCCTGGGGGCTCACCGGCGAGCCGGAGGCGACCATCCGCTGGCGCGGCCTGGACGTCGGCTCCCCGTTCGACCACGCCCGCGCCGCGATCCTCTACGTCGCCGCGCATCTGCCCCCGCCCGGGCGGGACGGCACCGGATCGGCCGAGCAGCTCGACGAGATCGCCGCGCTGATCACCGCGGCCGGCGGGCGCACGCTGGGCCTGTTCTCCTCGATGCGCGCGGCCAAAGCCACCGCAGAGATCATGCGAGAACGGCTCGACACGCCCGTGCTGTGCCAGGGCGACGACAACACCGCCGCGCTGGTGGCACGCTTCGCCGAGGACGCGTCGACGTCGCTGTTCGGCACCCTGTCCCTGTGGCAGGGCGTCGACGTGCCCGGCCCCTCGCTGTCGCTGGTGCTGATCGACCGGATCCCGTTTCCCCGTCCCGACGACCCGTTGCTGACCGCGCGGCAACGCGCGGTCGCCGCGCGGGGTGGCAACGGTTTCATGGCGGTGGCGGCCAGTCACGCCGCGCTGCTGCTGGCCCAGGGCACCGGCAGGCTGCTGCGCCGCGTCGACGACCGCGGGGTGGTGGCGGTGCTGGACTCGCGGATGGCCACCGCCCGCTACAGCGGGTTCCTGCGGTCCTCGCTGCCGCCGTTCTGGGCGACCACCGACGGGGACGCCGTCCGCGCCGCGCTGCGGCGCCTGTGTGCGCCGCGCTGA
- a CDS encoding nicotinate phosphoribosyltransferase produces MTSPLPGTAHASPLSSVALLTDKYELTMLAAALRDGTAHRQTTFEVFARRLPDGRRFGVTGGTGRLLEALPDFRFDSDELAALSDFLDDDTLAYLADYRFTGDIDGYPEGELYFPGSPVLSVHGTFGQCVLLETLALSIFNHDTAIASAAARMVSAAEGRPLIEMGSRRTHEYAAVAASRAAYLAGFTGSSNLEAERRYGVPALGTSAHAFTLLHTIAGQTATDGEKAAFRAQVDALGVDTTLLVDTYDITAGVANAIDVAGPGLGAVRIDSGDLGVLARQVRDQLDGLGATGTKIVVSGDLDEFAIAALRAEPVDLYGVGTSVVTGSGAPTASMVYKLVEVDGLPVEKRSSHKESHGGRKQAVRLAKESGTIVEEIVHPAGRAPEIPQDLVSRPVTVPMMRDGRPVADLSLDAARERVQQGLLSLPWDGLKLSKGDPAVPTRMITPRRGR; encoded by the coding sequence GTGACTTCGCCGCTCCCGGGTACGGCCCACGCCTCGCCCCTGTCTTCGGTGGCGCTGCTGACCGACAAGTACGAACTGACGATGCTCGCCGCGGCGCTGCGCGACGGCACCGCCCACCGGCAGACCACCTTCGAGGTGTTCGCCCGCCGGCTGCCCGACGGCAGGCGCTTCGGGGTGACGGGGGGCACCGGGCGCTTGTTGGAAGCGTTGCCGGACTTCAGGTTCGACAGCGACGAACTGGCCGCGCTGTCGGACTTCCTCGACGACGACACGCTGGCCTATCTGGCCGACTACCGGTTCACCGGCGACATCGACGGCTACCCCGAGGGCGAGTTGTACTTCCCGGGCTCCCCGGTGCTCTCGGTGCACGGCACATTCGGGCAATGCGTGCTGCTCGAAACGCTGGCGCTGTCGATCTTCAACCACGACACCGCGATCGCCTCGGCGGCGGCCCGCATGGTCAGCGCCGCCGAGGGCCGTCCGCTGATCGAGATGGGTTCGCGCCGCACCCACGAGTACGCCGCGGTCGCCGCGTCGCGGGCGGCCTACCTCGCGGGCTTCACCGGCTCGTCGAACCTCGAGGCCGAGCGCCGCTACGGCGTTCCCGCGCTGGGCACCAGCGCGCATGCGTTCACGTTGCTGCACACCATTGCCGGCCAGACCGCCACCGACGGCGAGAAGGCGGCGTTCCGGGCCCAGGTGGACGCGCTGGGCGTCGACACCACGCTGCTGGTCGACACCTACGACATCACCGCCGGGGTCGCCAACGCGATCGACGTCGCCGGACCCGGCCTGGGGGCGGTGCGGATCGACTCGGGCGACCTCGGCGTGCTGGCCCGGCAGGTCCGCGACCAGCTCGACGGTCTGGGCGCCACCGGTACCAAGATCGTCGTGTCCGGCGATCTCGACGAGTTCGCGATCGCCGCCCTGCGGGCCGAACCGGTCGACCTGTACGGCGTAGGAACCTCCGTGGTCACCGGCTCGGGGGCGCCGACCGCGAGCATGGTCTACAAGCTCGTCGAGGTGGACGGTCTCCCGGTGGAGAAGCGCAGCAGCCACAAGGAGTCTCACGGGGGGCGCAAGCAGGCCGTCCGGCTCGCCAAGGAGTCGGGCACCATCGTCGAGGAGATCGTCCACCCCGCCGGCCGGGCGCCCGAGATCCCGCAGGACCTCGTCAGCCGTCCGGTGACCGTGCCCATGATGCGCGACGGGCGACCCGTCGCCGACTTGAGCCTCGACGCCGCCCGTGAACGTGTCCAGCAGGGTCTGCTCAGCCTGCCCTGGGACGGCCTGAAGCTCTCGAAGGGCGATCCGGCGGTGCCGACCCGGATGATCACTCCCCGCCGCGGGCGGTAG
- the clpS gene encoding ATP-dependent Clp protease adapter ClpS: protein MVTPAKARPETREERDVDSDVAADTPWITIVWDDPVNLMTYVTYVFQKLFGYSEPHATKLMLQVHNEGKAVVSAGSRESMEVDVSKLHAAGLWATLQQDR from the coding sequence ATGGTGACGCCGGCGAAGGCACGACCGGAAACCCGCGAAGAACGCGACGTGGACTCCGACGTCGCGGCCGACACCCCCTGGATCACCATCGTGTGGGACGACCCGGTGAACCTGATGACCTATGTGACCTACGTCTTCCAGAAGCTCTTCGGATACAGCGAGCCGCACGCGACCAAGTTGATGCTGCAGGTGCACAACGAGGGCAAGGCGGTGGTCTCGGCGGGCAGCCGGGAGTCCATGGAAGTCGACGTGTCCAAGCTCCACGCCGCGGGGCTGTGGGCGACGCTGCAACAGGACCGCTGA
- the aosR gene encoding oxidative stress transcriptional regulator AosR: protein MRKWKRVEGGDGPRFRSALAAHEADLLSSLVSSLLGMLDDRESSAPVDELAEITGIRTGNSVPPQDDTMKRLLPDFYRPATDHPAGSGPAESLNSALRSLHEPEIIDAKRTAAQRLLATVPPAGGKFELSEDDAQAWVSAVNDVRLALGTMLEIGPDGPDRLPHEHPMAGHLDVYQWLTVLQEYLVVSLMGGAR, encoded by the coding sequence GTGCGTAAATGGAAGCGGGTCGAAGGCGGCGACGGCCCCCGGTTCCGGTCGGCTCTGGCCGCCCACGAGGCCGACCTGCTCTCCAGCCTGGTGTCGTCGCTGTTGGGCATGCTCGACGATCGCGAATCGTCGGCTCCCGTCGACGAACTCGCCGAGATCACCGGTATCCGTACCGGCAATTCGGTTCCGCCGCAAGACGATACGATGAAGCGGCTACTGCCGGACTTCTACCGTCCGGCGACCGACCATCCCGCGGGTTCGGGTCCGGCCGAGAGCCTGAACAGCGCCCTGCGCAGTCTGCACGAACCCGAGATCATCGACGCCAAACGCACGGCTGCACAACGCCTGCTGGCGACGGTGCCGCCCGCCGGAGGCAAGTTCGAGCTGTCCGAGGACGATGCGCAGGCGTGGGTGTCGGCCGTCAACGACGTGCGCCTTGCGCTGGGCACGATGCTCGAGATCGGGCCCGACGGACCCGACCGGCTACCGCACGAGCATCCGATGGCCGGCCATCTCGACGTGTACCAGTGGCTGACGGTGCTGCAGGAGTACCTGGTCGTCAGCCTGATGGGCGGGGCGCGCTGA
- a CDS encoding P1 family peptidase — MAGAITDVGGIRVGHHHVLDPDAALGSGWATGTTVVLTPPGTVGGVDGRGGAPGTRETDLLDPGNSVRHVDAVVLTGGSAFGLAAADGVMTWLEEQERGVAMDGGVVPIVPAAVIFDLPVGGWQRRPSADFGYRAAAAAVSDTGIGTVGAGVGARAGVLKGGVGTASVTLDIGVTVGALVVVNSAGDVVDPGTGLPWSAHHIEDFGLVAPPADQVAAYADRHREFGPLNTTIAVVATDAALSKAACRRVAVAAQDGLARTIRPCHTPLDGDTVFALATGAVEVDPDPTLPASMSPEVPLMTAVGAAAADALASAVLVAMLAAETVAGIPTYRGLLPGAFE; from the coding sequence ATGGCCGGTGCCATCACCGACGTCGGCGGCATCCGGGTGGGCCACCACCACGTGCTCGACCCCGACGCGGCGCTGGGGTCCGGCTGGGCCACCGGGACGACGGTGGTGCTCACCCCGCCGGGAACCGTCGGCGGGGTCGACGGCCGCGGGGGAGCGCCCGGCACCCGTGAGACCGACCTGCTCGACCCCGGGAACTCGGTGCGCCACGTCGACGCCGTCGTGCTCACCGGCGGCAGTGCGTTCGGGCTTGCCGCGGCCGACGGTGTGATGACCTGGCTCGAGGAGCAGGAGCGCGGCGTGGCGATGGACGGCGGTGTGGTGCCGATCGTGCCCGCCGCGGTGATCTTCGACCTGCCGGTGGGCGGCTGGCAGCGCCGGCCGAGCGCCGACTTCGGGTACCGCGCCGCCGCCGCCGCGGTCAGCGACACCGGGATCGGCACTGTCGGCGCCGGTGTCGGGGCGCGCGCCGGGGTGCTCAAAGGCGGGGTGGGCACCGCCTCGGTGACGCTCGACATCGGCGTCACCGTCGGCGCCCTCGTCGTCGTCAACTCGGCAGGCGACGTCGTCGACCCCGGCACCGGGCTGCCCTGGTCGGCCCACCACATCGAGGACTTCGGTCTGGTGGCCCCGCCCGCGGACCAAGTGGCCGCGTACGCCGACCGGCACCGCGAGTTCGGTCCGCTCAACACGACGATCGCCGTCGTCGCGACCGATGCCGCGTTGAGCAAGGCGGCCTGCCGCCGGGTGGCGGTGGCCGCCCAGGACGGACTGGCCCGCACGATCCGGCCCTGCCACACCCCGCTGGACGGCGACACGGTGTTCGCGCTGGCCACCGGCGCGGTCGAGGTGGATCCCGACCCGACCCTCCCGGCGTCGATGTCACCGGAGGTGCCGTTGATGACGGCCGTCGGGGCGGCCGCGGCCGACGCCCTGGCCAGCGCCGTGCTCGTCGCGATGCTGGCCGCCGAGACGGTCGCCGGAATACCGACATACCGTGGCCTGTTGCCGGGAGCGTTCGAGTGA
- a CDS encoding Mov34/MPN/PAD-1 family protein, which yields MLTIRADLVEAMVSHARADHPDEACGIIAGPEGSDRPERFIAMVNAERSPTFYRFDSGEQLKVWRALDAADEAPVVIYHSHTATEAYPSRTDISYASEPDAHYVLVSTRDPETHELRSYRIVDGVVTEEPVTVVDQY from the coding sequence GTGCTGACGATTCGTGCTGACCTCGTGGAGGCGATGGTCAGCCATGCCCGGGCCGATCACCCCGACGAGGCGTGCGGCATCATCGCCGGACCGGAGGGGTCCGACCGCCCCGAGCGGTTCATCGCGATGGTCAACGCCGAGCGGTCGCCGACGTTCTACCGGTTCGACTCGGGGGAGCAGCTGAAGGTCTGGCGCGCCCTGGATGCGGCCGACGAGGCGCCCGTCGTCATCTACCACTCGCACACCGCGACCGAGGCCTACCCGAGCCGCACCGACATCTCGTATGCGTCCGAGCCGGACGCCCACTACGTCCTGGTGTCGACCCGCGACCCCGAGACCCACGAGCTGCGCAGCTATCGCATCGTGGACGGCGTCGTCACCGAAGAGCCAGTCACCGTCGTCGATCAGTACTGA
- a CDS encoding MoaD/ThiS family protein, protein MAVEVSIPTILRTHTGGEKRVSASGATLQAVIADLEANYAGISERLVDNGKLHRFVNIYVNDEDVRFSGGLDTEISEGDSVTILPAVAGG, encoded by the coding sequence ATGGCCGTTGAGGTGTCGATCCCGACGATCCTGCGTACCCACACCGGCGGCGAGAAGCGCGTGTCCGCCTCCGGCGCCACGCTGCAGGCCGTGATCGCCGATCTGGAGGCCAACTACGCGGGGATCTCCGAGCGCCTGGTCGATAACGGCAAGCTGCACCGCTTCGTCAACATCTACGTCAACGACGAGGACGTGCGGTTCTCCGGAGGTCTGGACACCGAGATCTCCGAAGGGGACTCGGTGACGATCCTGCCCGCCGTGGCAGGAGGCTGA